The Paenibacillus sp. FSL R7-0204 genome includes a region encoding these proteins:
- a CDS encoding response regulator transcription factor: MNQETILLVDDEVEIVELLDIYFRNEGYRLLKAFDGREALECLGKEEVDLIILDVMMPHMDGIAACMKIREERNMPIIMLSAKNADMDKILGLSIGADDYVGKPFNPLELVARAKSQLRRYHKLNRDTSARTNEHELIFEDLLIDTLRHEVSVDNRKVKLTPREFSILELLARHQGQVLSMEQIYLKVWNEPFLDGGNTVMVHVRNIRDKIELDAKQPRYVQTVWGIGYKLDHPS; the protein is encoded by the coding sequence GTGAACCAAGAAACGATTCTGCTGGTGGATGATGAAGTGGAGATTGTGGAACTGCTGGATATTTATTTTCGCAATGAGGGGTACCGGCTGCTCAAGGCTTTTGACGGAAGGGAGGCGCTCGAATGCCTTGGCAAGGAAGAGGTGGATCTCATTATACTCGATGTGATGATGCCACACATGGATGGGATTGCCGCCTGCATGAAGATTCGTGAAGAACGCAACATGCCGATTATTATGCTCTCCGCCAAGAATGCCGATATGGACAAAATCCTTGGACTCAGCATCGGTGCAGACGATTATGTGGGCAAGCCGTTTAATCCGCTGGAGCTGGTGGCGCGGGCCAAATCGCAGCTGCGCCGTTACCATAAATTGAATCGGGATACTTCTGCCAGAACGAATGAGCATGAACTGATCTTTGAAGATTTGCTGATAGATACACTTCGGCATGAGGTAAGTGTGGACAATCGCAAGGTGAAGCTGACACCCCGCGAGTTTTCTATCCTGGAACTTCTGGCGCGGCATCAGGGACAGGTGCTCAGTATGGAGCAGATTTATCTGAAGGTGTGGAACGAGCCTTTTCTGGATGGAGGTAACACCGTGATGGTGCATGTCCGTAATATCCGCGACAAAATCGAGCTGGACGCCAAGCAGCCCCGTTATGTGCAGACCGTATGGGGCATTGGCTACAAACTGGATCATCCATCCTGA